A single genomic interval of Saccharospirillum mangrovi harbors:
- a CDS encoding PglZ domain-containing protein produces the protein MTAMEQALASMWRSRDLKKFYLLVNDVRGYFAEASTELRIDGQAIPVHVCANEFGLRRHTEPERRQSNPLARIIISRQQLQPDHLPDLQARSSVSPRTVTGCDIAKALGVQNPRALLDRLPIPAFWNLAPYLPQLGAYSLERVVLASLLNDPSVLSAGWEPERILDKLWYESALERVREVLGSVDADERRALEQEFLDVVRTWLDRPRFALVEAAVLENDPPPVLPICLLASILDGWKMLTPERMRTFLDGSELGDLFVDVLKEGQSLHGLAEWGRRITLKDDAPCKQALHYLQQEVFLKHPSAVTESLATVVKGVGGKGSGRLLNQLVQVLEADGGILAQGLAVTLHALLDVVVNGERADTLPLEKAPCKLTDALEAPDAPEWEELLEALRRHQAREQYEDHVSLLEAMVTIHRLTDKAEAAVKNLASLDWKAWLALVDSVYLPLSTMVVEAERHSNQLPKKVNVFRITQRAKKACDAIRVAWADFYVQPSRGLPKWLNERQFAAGTSRPWLNSDVMEFAVKPLLQDSEIKQVYLLVFDGMSVANWILLRDRFLMMPGRELFRPYLALGPEFRACTYLPSITEYCRQAIFAGASPAEFRSWTNGRSEPDLAEQALSNLGLNPSGWWDKKKGYVCYNEKDANPETLNKKVRQLVDSSLRFKTIVFNLQDRLLQKGMSSLQEIMLAYVKEVALPHLRRIAAQEKVAVVITADHGFTWYNKQYVIDDLKPKNPGREVIIHNRCLEYLTSRDSRDGPADIKKVLGQDIALPNSIHSIELPTAHDSYGWPGPGRSANNNPYDVQGNDHGGLTPEETVVPVAVYISKS, from the coding sequence ATGACCGCCATGGAACAAGCCCTGGCTAGCATGTGGCGCAGCCGTGATCTGAAGAAGTTTTATCTCCTGGTCAATGACGTTCGCGGCTATTTTGCCGAAGCGTCCACCGAACTGCGGATCGATGGCCAAGCCATTCCTGTGCATGTATGTGCCAATGAGTTTGGATTGCGCCGCCATACCGAACCCGAACGACGGCAATCGAATCCACTCGCTCGTATCATCATTTCGCGTCAACAGCTTCAGCCGGATCATTTGCCGGACTTACAGGCCCGCTCCAGCGTGTCGCCCCGCACGGTTACAGGTTGTGACATAGCAAAGGCGCTTGGCGTGCAAAATCCCCGGGCCTTGCTTGACCGGCTTCCCATCCCCGCATTCTGGAACCTGGCCCCGTACCTGCCGCAGCTCGGTGCTTACAGTCTGGAGCGCGTGGTGCTCGCCTCGCTGCTGAACGATCCCAGCGTGTTGTCTGCAGGCTGGGAGCCGGAGCGGATTCTCGACAAGCTCTGGTACGAGAGTGCGCTGGAACGGGTACGCGAGGTTCTGGGCTCGGTCGATGCGGATGAACGCCGGGCGTTGGAGCAAGAGTTTCTGGACGTGGTTCGCACCTGGCTAGATAGGCCCCGTTTCGCTCTGGTCGAAGCCGCCGTGCTGGAAAACGACCCGCCACCGGTGCTGCCGATTTGCCTGCTCGCTTCCATTCTGGATGGCTGGAAGATGCTTACGCCGGAACGCATGCGTACCTTCCTCGATGGCAGCGAACTGGGCGACCTGTTTGTTGACGTGCTCAAGGAAGGGCAAAGCCTGCACGGGCTTGCCGAATGGGGCCGTCGCATCACCCTCAAAGATGACGCGCCCTGCAAACAGGCGCTGCACTACCTACAGCAAGAGGTTTTCCTGAAACACCCCAGTGCCGTCACCGAGTCTCTAGCGACAGTGGTTAAAGGGGTTGGCGGCAAAGGCTCAGGGCGCCTATTAAATCAGCTTGTCCAGGTGCTGGAAGCTGATGGAGGCATACTCGCCCAAGGCCTGGCGGTCACTCTGCACGCGCTGCTGGATGTAGTGGTAAACGGGGAGCGGGCCGACACGCTTCCGCTTGAAAAGGCTCCTTGCAAACTGACCGATGCGTTGGAAGCACCGGATGCCCCGGAATGGGAAGAGTTGCTTGAAGCCCTACGCCGACATCAGGCCCGCGAGCAGTACGAGGACCACGTGTCGCTGCTGGAAGCGATGGTCACAATTCACCGGCTTACGGACAAAGCCGAGGCAGCGGTGAAGAATCTCGCCAGCCTGGATTGGAAGGCCTGGCTGGCATTGGTGGATTCGGTGTATCTACCACTCTCAACGATGGTTGTAGAAGCTGAACGTCACTCCAATCAGTTGCCTAAAAAAGTAAATGTGTTTCGCATCACTCAGCGTGCGAAAAAGGCTTGCGATGCGATTCGCGTTGCCTGGGCGGATTTCTATGTGCAGCCGAGTAGAGGTCTTCCGAAATGGCTGAACGAACGGCAATTTGCTGCTGGAACCAGTAGGCCATGGCTAAATAGTGATGTGATGGAATTTGCCGTCAAGCCACTGCTGCAGGACTCCGAAATCAAGCAGGTCTATTTACTGGTCTTCGACGGGATGAGCGTGGCGAACTGGATCTTGTTGCGCGACCGATTCCTAATGATGCCGGGGCGCGAACTGTTTAGACCTTACCTGGCACTGGGACCAGAGTTCCGCGCCTGCACCTATCTGCCCAGTATTACCGAATATTGCAGACAGGCTATCTTTGCAGGAGCATCGCCTGCAGAATTTCGTTCGTGGACGAACGGCCGCAGTGAGCCAGATTTGGCAGAGCAGGCTCTGTCAAACCTCGGCTTAAATCCGTCTGGTTGGTGGGATAAGAAGAAGGGGTATGTCTGTTACAACGAAAAAGATGCGAATCCGGAGACGTTAAATAAGAAGGTTCGGCAACTCGTTGACTCATCCCTGCGATTCAAGACGATTGTTTTCAATTTACAAGACCGCTTGCTTCAAAAAGGCATGTCCAGTTTGCAGGAAATCATGCTGGCTTATGTTAAAGAAGTTGCGTTACCGCATTTGCGGAGAATTGCTGCTCAAGAGAAGGTGGCTGTGGTGATTACCGCTGACCATGGCTTCACTTGGTACAACAAACAATATGTGATTGATGATCTGAAGCCAAAGAATCCTGGCAGAGAGGTCATCATCCATAACCGTTGTCTTGAGTATCTCACCTCTCGCGACTCAAGGGATGGCCCAGCAGATATTAAGAAGGTGCTAGGCCAAGATATTGCTCTGCCAAATAGCATTCACTCTATTGAGCTGCCAACGGCCCATGACAGTTATGGTTGGCCTGGACCTGGACGATCTGCAAACAATAATCCTTACGACGTGCAAGGCAATGATCATGGCGGTTTAACGCCAGAAGAAACGGTTGTTCCGGTAGCGGTATATATTTCAAAAAGCTGA